The genomic segment CGTGTCGCAGCCGGTGGCGGCGCTGCAGGACATCGCGACCGAGCGCACGCGGCTCGGCGACGTGACGGTCGACGGCTTCCGGGCCCTGGACTATCGCGGCGACGCCTACCAGCTCGAGGCCGAGGTGACGTGGCAGGCCGCGTCCAACATCGGGCTGCAGCTGCGGCGCTCCGCCGACGGGACGCGCCACGCCGACGTCGGCGTGACGGAGACCTACGCGTACCTCAACCGCGGGCAGACGGGGCATCCGTCCGGCACCTGGAAGACCGAGAGTCGCACGCCGTTCGACGGCGCGGCCGACCGCGTGCGGCTGCGGATCCTCGTGGACCGCACCACGGTCGAGGTGTTCGTCGACGACGGCCGTTACGTGCAGTCGAGCCAGGTGTTCGCGCCTCCCGGCGACGACGGGCTGGCGCTGTACTCCTCGGGCGGCCCCGCGACCTTCCACGACCTGACGATCACCGAGTTCGGCAGCGTCGTGCAGCGCCCCGCGCGCCTGCTCGCCGACTTCGAGGGCCGCACATGGGGCGAGGGCTGGACGGCGACCGGCGACTTCGCGGCGGCCGCTCCCAGCACGTCCGAGCTGGTGGGTCAGGTGGGCGGGCGGGTCGCCGACACCTTCGTCGGCGGCGGCGACCCCGCGACCGGGGTGATCACCTCGCCCGCCTTCACCGTCGACCGCGACTTCCTCCATGTGCTGGTGGGAGGGGGCCGCAATGCGCTGGGGGAGGAGCCGGCGACCTCGGTGCAGCTGCTCGTCGACGGGCGCCCGGTGCGCACGGCGACCGGCGACGACTCGGGACGCCTGCGACCCGTGCAGTGGGACGTGAGGGAGTTCGCGGGCCGCACCGCCCAGTTCCAGATCCTCGACGACGCGACCGGCGAATGGGGGCACCTCATGGTCGATCAGGTCGTCCTCAGCGACTGACCGTCCCCGTGCAGGCTCGACTTGAGATTCGAGACTTCCAGTCTCTAGAGTGGCCAGGGTGCGCGGCCATGGGGTGACTCGCGCACGGATCGACCGACGGCGCCTGGCCGTCGCGGAGATCACGCGGTGCCGGGTTGTGGGGATCCGGCACCGCGAGCGGGGGGCGGATGCCGCCTCCGCCGCCGCGACCGGTGCTGTGGGCCGCTGCGATCGGGGCGATAATCGAGGCGTGTCCCCTGCTGCTTCACCCCGGACGCGTCGGCCTGCGGGCGAGACCCGCTCACGGATGCTCGAGGCCGCGGTCGAGCGCGTGAAGGCCGAGGGCCTGCTGCTGGACTACTCCAACATCTCGCTGGAGGACCTCATCCGCGTCGCCGGCGTGCCGCGGTCGACCGTGTTCCGGATCTGGCCCGACCGCGGAGCCTTCGTCGCCGACCTGGTGCGGGCTCTCTTCGTCTCCGACCCGGGGTTCGACGCCGGCTTCGACCGTGAGACGCTGCAACTGCTGCAGGCGGCGATGGCTCAGGGTCCGGCCGCGGCGGAGGTCGCCGACCGCGATCCGCGGCTCGGCCGCGAGGTCGCGCTGCGCGCCGCGGTGCGGGCGGCCGTCGCCCACAACGTGGTGGCGGTGGAGCACTCCCTGGCGTACCGGGCGTACAAGACAATGTCGGCCGCGCTCGCCAGCGGCGACGCCGTGCCCGGCGGGGAGGAGATCCGCACGCTCCTCATCGACATCGAGGAGCGGTACGCCCAGCGCATGGCCGAGCTCTACCGGTCGCTCAACGAAGCCCTCGGCATCCGCATGCGGGACGGGGTCGACGAGCGCGACCTCGCCGTGGCGATCATGGCCACCATCGACGGCATGACCGACCACCGGCGCATCAACCCCGACATGATCGACGCTCCCCGCAGCGTCACGATGGGACCCGAGGGGCCCGAGGAGTGGCACGTCGCCGCGCTCGCCGTCTACGGCATCTACGCGGCGTTCGTCGAGTTCGGCGGCTGACGCGAGCGGGCGCTACCAGCCGAGCTCTTCGATGTAGCGCAGCAGCACGCCCTCGCGCAGCGCCCACGGCGACACCTCGAGCTCCTCGACGTCCAGCGCGCGCATCGCCTCGTGCAGCACCACCGCGCCCGCGACGATCTGGAAGGTGCGATCGGCGGTGATCCCCGGAAGCTCCTGGCGGGCCGACGCGGGCAGGCGCGCGAGCCGCGGAATCCACGAGCCGAGCGCGTCGCGGGGAAGCAGCATCCGCTCGATCCCCGACCAGCCCGGTACCGGGTAGCCGACGAGCTTGGCCAGCGAGCGGATCGCCTTCGACGAGCCGACGACGTGGTCGGGACGCGGGAGCGCCCGGAACGACGCCGCGACCGGCTCGAGCGTCGTGCGGGCGTGCGCGCGCAGCTCGTCCACCGCGGCGGCGCCGGGCGGATCGTCGGGCAGGAACCGCACGGTCATGCGGCCGGCGCCGAGGGGGACGGATGCCGCGGCATCCGGCAGCTCGTCCCCTCCCGCGGCGAGCTCGAGCGATCCGCCGCCGATGTCGAAGAGCAGGATCTGCCCGGCCGCCCACCCGAACCACCGGCGGACGGCGAGGAAGGTGTAGCGGGCCTCGGTCTCGCCGCCGAGCACCTGGAGCGGCTGGCCCAGCGCCTCCTCGATGAGCCGGATCACCTCGGACCCGTTCTGCGCCTCGCGGACGGCCGAGGTCGCCGTGGCGAGCAGCTCGTCGACCTTCTCGGCCGCGGCGACCGCGCGCGCCTCGGTGACCGCGGCGACGAGCGCGGTCACGCCCTCGTCGGTGATCGAGCCGTCGGGGGCGAGGTACCGCATCAGCCGCAGGACCGTGCGCTTGCTCGTCGTGGCCAGCGGCCGCCCGCCGGGACGGGCGTCGGCCACGAGGAGGTGGACGGTGTTCGAGCCGATGTCGAGGACTCCCAGGCGCACGCGTTCAGGTTAGCGGGGTCACCTCGATCTGATGCCGCGACGCCGACGCCGATGCCCCGACCCGTTCCCCCCGAGACAGGTCGGGGCATCTGCCTGCCGCGGCCCGCGGCATCCGTCGCCCTCGCACCACCGGATACGATGGGCGCGATGTCCGCCGAAGAAGCGACGCTGCCCGACACGGGCGTGGCCACCCCCGCTCTGTCCCTCTACCGTGAGATCGAGCGCGCCGACTGGGCGCGACTGGCCGCCGGCATGACGCAGCCGCTCAGCGAGACCGAGATCGTCCAGATCCGCGGACTCGGCGACCGCCTCGACATGGCCGAGGTCGCCCAGGTCTACCTGCCGCTCTCGCGGCTGCTGTCGCTCTACGCGGAGTCGACGAAGCGCCTGGGCGCCGAGGAGTCGGCGTTCCTCGGCGAGTCGGACGCGACGACCCCGTTCATCGTCGGCGTCGCCGGCTCGGTCGCGGTCGGCAAGTCCACGATCGCGCGCCTGCTGCGCGAGCTCACCAGCCGCTGGCCCGGCACGCCGCGCGTCGAGCTCATCACCACCGACGGGTTCCTCTACCCCAACGCCGAGCTCGAGCGACGCGGGCTCATGGAGCGCAAGGGCTTCCCCGAGTCGTACGACCGCCGGGCGCTCGTGTCGTTCCTCACCGAGGTCAAGAGCGGCGCCCCCGAGGTGCGCGCCCCGTTCTACTCGCACATGCGGTATGACATCGTGCCCGACGCGGTCATCACCGTGCGCCGCCCCGACATCGTGATCGTCGAGGGTCTGAACGTGCTGCAGCCGCCGCCGACCCCCAACGACGTCGCCGTGAGCGACCTGTTCGACTTCTCGATCTACGTCGACGCGGATGCCGCCCACATCGCGCAATGGTACGTCGAGCGCTTCCTCGCCCTGCGCCGCGCCGCGTTCAGCAACCCGAACTCGTTCTTCAACGTCTTCGCCCAGCTGTCGGACGACGAGGCCGTCGAGCGCGCCCTCGGCTTCTGGAACTCGATCAACCTCCCCAACCTCGAGGAGAACGTGCTCCCGACCCGCCACCGCGCGAACCT from the Microbacterium atlanticum genome contains:
- a CDS encoding Ppx/GppA phosphatase family protein — encoded protein: MRLGVLDIGSNTVHLLVADARPGGRPLATTSKRTVLRLMRYLAPDGSITDEGVTALVAAVTEARAVAAAEKVDELLATATSAVREAQNGSEVIRLIEEALGQPLQVLGGETEARYTFLAVRRWFGWAAGQILLFDIGGGSLELAAGGDELPDAAASVPLGAGRMTVRFLPDDPPGAAAVDELRAHARTTLEPVAASFRALPRPDHVVGSSKAIRSLAKLVGYPVPGWSGIERMLLPRDALGSWIPRLARLPASARQELPGITADRTFQIVAGAVVLHEAMRALDVEELEVSPWALREGVLLRYIEELGW
- a CDS encoding TetR/AcrR family transcriptional regulator, which gives rise to MSPAASPRTRRPAGETRSRMLEAAVERVKAEGLLLDYSNISLEDLIRVAGVPRSTVFRIWPDRGAFVADLVRALFVSDPGFDAGFDRETLQLLQAAMAQGPAAAEVADRDPRLGREVALRAAVRAAVAHNVVAVEHSLAYRAYKTMSAALASGDAVPGGEEIRTLLIDIEERYAQRMAELYRSLNEALGIRMRDGVDERDLAVAIMATIDGMTDHRRINPDMIDAPRSVTMGPEGPEEWHVAALAVYGIYAAFVEFGG
- the coaA gene encoding type I pantothenate kinase → MSAEEATLPDTGVATPALSLYREIERADWARLAAGMTQPLSETEIVQIRGLGDRLDMAEVAQVYLPLSRLLSLYAESTKRLGAEESAFLGESDATTPFIVGVAGSVAVGKSTIARLLRELTSRWPGTPRVELITTDGFLYPNAELERRGLMERKGFPESYDRRALVSFLTEVKSGAPEVRAPFYSHMRYDIVPDAVITVRRPDIVIVEGLNVLQPPPTPNDVAVSDLFDFSIYVDADAAHIAQWYVERFLALRRAAFSNPNSFFNVFAQLSDDEAVERALGFWNSINLPNLEENVLPTRHRANLVLQKAADHTVETVLLRKL